Proteins encoded by one window of Aphis gossypii isolate Hap1 chromosome X, ASM2018417v2, whole genome shotgun sequence:
- the LOC126552878 gene encoding uncharacterized protein LOC126552878 isoform X1: MLGRICIWYNYHLANNVFRLFVLIEDLPTVIIEKLLIVENQYYLEMDQVRRHLQIRSHLSQIDRAEVTSTIQNYVGILNENGDLSMFLRRAGHLMDGYYRKQVRPQPLEQ; encoded by the exons ATGCTTGGCAGAATTTGTATTTGGTATAATTACCATCTagctaataatgtatttagattatttgtattaattgaaGACTTACCTACTGTTATTATAGAGAAACTATTGATAGTTgagaatcaatattatttggaaATGGATCAAGTTCGCAGGCATCTCCAG atcAGATCTCATCTATCTCAGATTGATAGAGCAGAAGTTACCAGTACTATACAAAACTATGTTGGTATACTTAATGAGAATGGAGATTTATCCATGTTTTTACGAAGAGCAGGCCATCTTATGGATGGTTATTATCGAAAACAAGTTCGACCGCAACCATTG gaACAGTAA
- the LOC126552878 gene encoding uncharacterized protein LOC126552878 isoform X2 — MNYFFFHMVLFVWEWPNLETCLAEFVFEKLLIVENQYYLEMDQVRRHLQIRSHLSQIDRAEVTSTIQNYVGILNENGDLSMFLRRAGHLMDGYYRKQVRPQPLEQ; from the exons atgaattattttttttttcatatggtGCTTTTTGTCTGGGAGTGGCCTAATTTGGAAACATGCTTGGCAGAATTTGTATTTG AGAAACTATTGATAGTTgagaatcaatattatttggaaATGGATCAAGTTCGCAGGCATCTCCAG atcAGATCTCATCTATCTCAGATTGATAGAGCAGAAGTTACCAGTACTATACAAAACTATGTTGGTATACTTAATGAGAATGGAGATTTATCCATGTTTTTACGAAGAGCAGGCCATCTTATGGATGGTTATTATCGAAAACAAGTTCGACCGCAACCATTG gaACAGTAA
- the LOC126552919 gene encoding uncharacterized protein LOC126552919 encodes MNTEMLIELVCERSSLYDMSDKKYSDHPYKESLWREISSETNQSVQNCKKVWTSLRDGYRRAIKKSVTVSGQKTKFVKKWKYADEMEFLKPHIKERDSISNINVVTDDDDGVLSHSDDDNDIQVGGETSVSFENDIQDVETSFNTSALIQPRQKKIKKTNSLKPPETASSTLMKYIIEQKNAEQLYPTTSKLDAMDQFFSLMCSTAKQFSPYLQHIAKTKVFQIISELELEQLRQNQPQPQSTISNQDSLQLSQVQTKPVPTVLQSNHLPIFQHTRSQTINHTENPDHSNINTAGPNQFNMYDYPVSGNYYYTKPSE; translated from the exons atgaatacagaAATGCTTATTGAATTAGTTTGCGAACGCTCGTCCTTATATGATAtgagtgataaaaaatatagtgacCATCCTTATAAAGAATCGCTATGGAGAGAAATTTCCAGTGAAACCAATCAATCag ttcaaaattgcaaaaaagtTTGGACCAGTCTGCGAGATGGTTACAGAAGAGCTATTAAAAAATCTGTTACAGTGTCaggacaaaaaacaaaattcgtAAAAAAGTGGAAATATGCGGATgaaatggaatttttaaaacctcATATAAAGGAAAGGGATtccataagtaatattaatgtgGTAACTGATGACGACGATGGCGTTCTATCTCATTCAgatgatgataatgatattCAAGTGGGAGGTGAGACTTCTGTCTCATTTGAAAATGACATTCAAGACGTAGAAACATCATTTAATACATCCGCTCTAATTCAAccaagacaaaaaaaaattaaaaaaaccaacTCATTGAAACCACCCGAGACTGCATCATCTActcttatgaaatatattattgaacaaaaaaatgcTGAACAATTATACCCAACAACAAGCAAGTTAGATGCTATGGAccaatttttttcgttaatgTGTTCAACGGCCAAACAGTTTTCACCGTACTTACAACACATTGCGAAGACTAAAGTTTTTCAGATTATATCCGAACTAGAATTAGAACAACTGAGACAAAATCAACCACAGCCACAATCAACTATTTCTAATCAGGACTCATTACAACTATCACAAGTGCAAACAAAACCCGTTCCTACCGTGCTTCAATCAAATCATCTGCCAATCTTCCAACACACTCGATCACAAACTATAAATCACACAGAAAATCCTGatcattcaaatattaacactGCAGGTCCAAATCAGTTTAATATGTACGATTATCCTGTATCTGGTAATTATTACTACACAAAACCCAGTGAGTAG
- the LOC126552401 gene encoding zinc finger protein 141-like: protein MLIHKPGTFACQYCPKLYKRKDILREHQYLHFGGPKHKCNDCGKEFGDKRNLNTHVKLKHEESLIKCPKCEKMYSGKRQLRYHDNRVHSLKKPYKCNKCKEAFPVPCLLATHRIKMNHCDTLHD, encoded by the exons ATGTTAATTCACAAGCCTGGGACGTTTGCGTGCCAATATTgtcctaaattatataagagaAAAGACATATTAAGGGAGCACCAATACCTACATTTTGGTGGTCCAAAACATAAGTGCAATGATTGCGGAAAAGAATTTGGTGATAAACGAAACTTGAACActcatgtaaaattaaaacatgaaGAATCTCTCATAAAATGCCCCaaatgtgaaaaaatgtattccgGAAAAAGACAACTACGATACCACGACAACAGAGTTCATTCACTCAAAAAACCATATAAGTGCAACAAATGCAAAGAGGCATTTCCAGTACCATGTCTGCTTGCGACTCATCGTATTAAAATG aatcaCTGTGACACATTACACGATTAA
- the LOC126552402 gene encoding uncharacterized protein LOC126552402, giving the protein MGYSQPQLPTTIGNIKIILDDESMVEFFVQTSDIDFNKNLILACLYVYYKYSSMNNKHTMSNVYNHITVVMCIIRHRFINKSGTKKVLLQLVEENYITKTIKHEYQAKLSIIEEEITKHKNISIINEILNIKEEVYMRTAVFYNLPTTVFSKTFQKFQAPINRKQIFQKFTKKMNFIKNFLIIITAIHHTTFDTIHTTYINETETNKEQLQNLLTTLPQITKDSTLTIHEINELIANHHTQNATNYSQFAHLPSSTLKTSSASKLEFYTEPSQIQKYIQESSLEITYYLPFPALTTLFGDLRKCIAKVP; this is encoded by the exons ATGGGATACAGTCAACCACA attGCCAACAACCATtggaaatatcaaaattattttagatgatGAATCCATGGTTGAATTTTTCGTTCAAACAAGtgatattgattttaacaaaaatttgattttggcgtgcctttatgtatattacaaatattcatcgatgaataataaacacaca ATGTCCAatgtttataatcatattacagtagtaatgtgtattataaggCATCGTTTCATTAATAAGTCAGGGACAAAAAAAGTACTATTACAGTTAGTggaagaaaattatataacaaaaacaataaaacatgaaTATCAGGCAAAGTTATCAATAATCGAAGAagaaattacaaaacataaaaatataagcatcATTAATGAAATTCTAAACATAAAAGAAGAGGTGTACATGAGAACagcagtattttataat CTTCCAACGacagtattttcaaaaaccttTCAAAAATTTCAAGCACCAATcaatagaaaacaaatattccaaaaattcaccaaaaaaatgaacttcatcaaaaattttttaattattatcacagcAATCCATCACACAACATTCGATACCATACATACAACCTATATTAATGAAACAGAAACCAACAAGGAACAGTTACAAAACCTCTTAACCACACTTCCGCAAATTACAAAAGACTCAACATTGACAATACACGAAATCAACGAATTAATAGCAAACCATCACACTCAGAATGCAACAAATTATTCCCAATTTGCACACTTACCATcatcaacattaaaaacatcTTCGGCttcaaaattagaattttatacAGAACCTtcacaaatacaaaaatacatacagga gtCATCATTGGAGATAACATACTACCTACCTTTTCCAGCACTTACGACGTTGTTCGGGGACCTAAGAAAGTGTATCGCCAAAGTGCCATAG